In Streptomyces sp. SN-593, a single genomic region encodes these proteins:
- a CDS encoding sensor histidine kinase has product MPGAVRSLRFRLVAGFGLIAAVSALGTGALTFREARTGVLQQSQDTVVNQFRDSVDALTPGIPPQPGQAELSSLVDDLATTHRSQHWRVLATYGSLRAGSQPGDRFPELSAELRRSVRTRKVAVFQRVHIGGASSLVVGLPVVHGTGDDERVGSGLAFYLVVPQTTEQRYVTALVGAVERAALPALCLAVLLALFVSRGVLRPVRALRQATRRMAAGHLDTRLNVNGSDELADLSAAFNETAVALERSVSELRRMEAQARRFAADVSHELRTPLAAMSAVTDVLDEEAAGLEQGTAEAVRLISEETERLVRLVNDLMEISRFDAGAAELHLDEIDLAESVRRTLAARGWGEGVELRLPGPGDLRAAVDPRRFDVVVANLVGNALRHGAPPVTVTLERAAEPPGARLVVADHGPGIAPEALSQVFERFYKASSARTRSESSGLGLAITAENVRLHGGTVRARNAAGGGAVFTVELPERPAGARSGEDT; this is encoded by the coding sequence ATGCCCGGAGCCGTACGCAGTCTGCGATTCCGCCTCGTCGCCGGCTTCGGCCTGATCGCGGCGGTGAGCGCCCTCGGCACCGGCGCCCTGACCTTCCGCGAGGCACGCACCGGGGTGCTCCAGCAGAGCCAGGACACCGTCGTCAACCAGTTCCGGGACAGCGTCGACGCGCTGACCCCCGGCATCCCGCCCCAGCCCGGGCAGGCCGAACTGTCCTCCCTGGTGGACGACCTCGCCACCACCCACCGCTCCCAGCACTGGCGGGTGCTGGCCACCTACGGCTCCCTGCGAGCCGGCTCGCAGCCCGGCGACCGCTTCCCCGAGCTGAGCGCGGAACTGCGCCGGTCGGTGCGCACCCGCAAGGTGGCGGTCTTCCAGCGCGTGCACATCGGCGGCGCCTCCTCGCTCGTGGTCGGCCTGCCCGTCGTCCACGGCACCGGGGACGACGAGCGGGTCGGGTCCGGGCTCGCCTTCTACCTCGTGGTGCCGCAGACCACCGAGCAGCGCTACGTCACCGCGCTGGTCGGAGCGGTCGAGCGGGCGGCGCTGCCCGCGCTGTGCCTGGCGGTGCTGCTGGCGCTGTTCGTCTCCCGCGGCGTGCTGCGCCCGGTGCGGGCGCTGCGCCAGGCCACCCGCAGGATGGCCGCGGGCCACCTCGACACCCGGCTCAACGTCAACGGGTCGGACGAACTCGCGGACCTGTCGGCGGCGTTCAACGAGACGGCGGTGGCGCTGGAGCGGTCGGTGTCCGAGCTGCGCCGGATGGAGGCCCAGGCCCGGCGGTTCGCCGCGGACGTCTCGCACGAGCTGCGCACGCCGCTCGCCGCGATGTCGGCGGTCACCGACGTGCTGGACGAGGAGGCGGCGGGCCTGGAGCAGGGCACCGCCGAGGCGGTGCGGCTGATCAGCGAGGAGACCGAGCGGCTGGTGCGGTTGGTGAACGACCTGATGGAGATCTCCCGGTTCGACGCGGGCGCGGCCGAACTCCACCTCGACGAGATCGACCTGGCCGAGTCGGTGCGGCGCACGCTGGCTGCGCGCGGCTGGGGGGAGGGGGTGGAGCTGCGGCTGCCCGGGCCCGGGGACCTGCGGGCGGCGGTGGATCCGCGGCGGTTCGACGTGGTGGTGGCGAACCTCGTCGGCAACGCGCTGCGGCACGGCGCGCCGCCGGTCACGGTGACGCTGGAGCGGGCGGCGGAGCCGCCGGGGGCGCGGCTGGTGGTGGCCGACCACGGGCCCGGGATCGCTCCGGAGGCGCTGTCGCAGGTCTTCGAGCGGTTCTACAAGGCGAGTTCGGCGCGCACCCGGAGCGAGAGCAGCGGGCTCGGGCTGGCGATCACCGCGGAGAACGTGCGGCTGCACGGGGGCACCGTCCGGGCGCGGAACGCGGCGGGGGGCGGCGCCGTCTTCACGGTGGAGCTGCCGGAGCGGCCCGCGGGCGCGCGGTCGGGGGAGGACACGTGA
- a CDS encoding GerMN domain-containing protein encodes MRARRGGGGARAWHAGAAGAAGAAALVLLAGCGVPTTGVIDVGVPVDGLPSGPAALRVVPVYFLDADGRLQAAEHTVPDGSEPEAAAVDLLLAGPAAAGRPDLTTHLPRSPVAPAVGVRGRTVTVALPAPVPRLDALAMEQLACTASEAWPAAVPAAVSPFPGAASPGPGRQPVRIDVTAPGWHLTRTSPSCPRPTASPSAASGGVT; translated from the coding sequence GTGAGGGCGCGGCGCGGCGGAGGGGGCGCGAGGGCGTGGCACGCCGGCGCGGCCGGTGCCGCGGGCGCCGCCGCGCTGGTGCTGCTCGCCGGCTGCGGGGTGCCCACCACCGGCGTCATCGACGTGGGGGTGCCCGTGGACGGGCTGCCCAGCGGGCCGGCCGCGCTCCGCGTCGTGCCGGTCTACTTCCTCGACGCCGACGGCCGGCTCCAGGCGGCCGAGCACACGGTGCCGGACGGGTCGGAGCCGGAGGCCGCGGCGGTGGACCTGCTGCTGGCCGGGCCCGCGGCCGCCGGGCGCCCCGACCTCACCACGCACCTGCCCCGGTCCCCGGTGGCCCCCGCGGTGGGCGTGCGGGGCCGTACGGTCACCGTGGCGCTGCCCGCCCCGGTGCCGCGGCTCGACGCGCTCGCGATGGAGCAACTGGCCTGTACCGCCTCGGAGGCGTGGCCCGCGGCAGTCCCCGCCGCCGTGTCCCCCTTCCCGGGCGCGGCATCCCCCGGACCCGGCCGGCAGCCGGTCCGGATCGACGTGACCGCCCCCGGCTGGCACCTCACCCGCACCTCCCCGTCCTGCCCCCGCCCCACCGCGTCCCCCTCCGCCGCCTCCGGAGGTGTGACCTAG
- a CDS encoding MarR family winged helix-turn-helix transcriptional regulator, translated as MDGTEQAPGGAAGSDPTEEGLWRPLRLLLAEMDDDIGRIYAEAALDGIRPAYVMELLRLHARGPMTITELAASVHRTHSAVSQKVAAMRSAGLVRTVPGSDARTRQVVLTAKARRMAGRLAAEWRATERASAELEAELPYPLSRVVEDMRAALARRGFHDRIAALLAEDPEWG; from the coding sequence ATGGACGGCACGGAGCAGGCGCCCGGGGGCGCCGCGGGGAGCGACCCCACCGAGGAGGGGCTGTGGCGGCCGCTGCGGCTGCTGCTCGCCGAGATGGACGACGACATCGGGCGGATCTACGCCGAGGCGGCGCTCGACGGCATCAGGCCCGCGTACGTGATGGAACTCCTGCGGCTGCACGCGCGCGGCCCGATGACGATCACCGAGCTCGCCGCGTCCGTGCACCGCACCCACTCCGCGGTCAGCCAGAAGGTCGCGGCGATGCGGTCCGCCGGGCTGGTGCGGACCGTGCCGGGGTCGGACGCGCGGACCCGGCAGGTGGTCCTCACCGCGAAGGCGCGCCGGATGGCGGGCCGGCTCGCCGCGGAGTGGCGGGCCACCGAGCGGGCCAGCGCCGAGCTGGAGGCCGAACTGCCCTACCCGCTCAGCCGGGTCGTCGAGGACATGCGCGCCGCCCTCGCCCGGCGCGGCTTCCACGACCGGATCGCCGCGCTGCTCGCGGAGGACCCCGAGTGGGGCTGA
- a CDS encoding MFS transporter, with product MRRLLVDTAPLRVSPAFRRLWTGRAVSGFGAQMTLVAVMYQVWQATGSTVWSGAVGLAQALPVVALGLPAGAVADRVDRRRLCLGSAFGQAACSALLAVQVLGTGFPVAAVLGLLAVQSSFGAFSGPASGAFLPQLLPRESLAAGLALNRIAFQAQMLLGPALGGIVIGVWGVGGCYLLDAVSFGAGLYGLFGLPAKPVAAAPAEEAATAVTTAGSATAVPTSAAVPTPLAVPTPAASPTAVADPAAEEAPAVDGPARPGLRGVADGLAFLARTPAVRGALLTDLAATVLSMPISLFPLVDTERFGGDPRTLGLFLSAIAVGGIAASVLSGSFTRLARPGTVMLAGSALWGVALACFGLSTRPWAALGCLVVAGAADTVAVVSRGTIVRLHTPDALLGRVGAAEQIVGQAGPDLGNMRGGLVASAWSGTAALVSGGLLCVAAVGAIAWGFRERSPRVALP from the coding sequence CTGAGGCGCCTGCTCGTCGACACCGCGCCGCTGCGCGTCTCCCCGGCGTTCCGACGGCTGTGGACCGGGCGGGCCGTGTCGGGGTTCGGCGCGCAGATGACGCTCGTCGCCGTCATGTACCAGGTGTGGCAGGCGACCGGCAGCACCGTGTGGAGCGGCGCGGTCGGCCTGGCCCAGGCCCTGCCGGTGGTGGCGCTCGGGCTGCCGGCCGGCGCGGTGGCGGACCGGGTGGACCGGCGCCGGCTGTGCCTGGGGTCGGCCTTCGGCCAGGCGGCGTGCTCGGCGCTGCTCGCCGTACAGGTACTCGGCACCGGCTTCCCGGTGGCCGCCGTGCTCGGCCTGCTCGCGGTGCAGTCGTCGTTCGGCGCCTTCTCCGGTCCGGCGTCCGGCGCGTTCCTGCCGCAACTGCTGCCCAGGGAGTCGCTCGCGGCCGGGCTCGCCCTCAACCGGATCGCGTTCCAGGCCCAGATGCTGCTGGGGCCCGCACTCGGTGGGATCGTCATCGGCGTGTGGGGCGTCGGCGGCTGCTACCTGCTCGACGCGGTCTCCTTCGGCGCCGGGCTCTACGGACTGTTCGGCCTCCCGGCGAAGCCGGTTGCCGCCGCGCCCGCGGAGGAGGCGGCCACCGCGGTGACGACCGCCGGGTCCGCCACGGCCGTCCCGACATCCGCGGCCGTCCCGACACCCCTCGCCGTCCCGACACCCGCGGCCAGCCCGACGGCCGTGGCGGACCCGGCCGCCGAGGAGGCCCCGGCCGTCGACGGGCCGGCCCGGCCCGGGCTGCGCGGTGTCGCCGACGGCCTGGCCTTCCTCGCCCGCACCCCCGCGGTCCGCGGCGCCCTGCTCACCGACCTGGCGGCCACCGTGCTGTCCATGCCGATCAGCCTCTTCCCGCTGGTCGACACCGAGCGGTTCGGCGGCGATCCGCGCACCCTCGGCCTGTTCCTCAGCGCGATCGCGGTCGGCGGGATCGCCGCCTCGGTGCTGTCCGGGTCCTTCACGCGGCTGGCGCGCCCCGGCACGGTCATGCTCGCCGGGTCCGCGCTGTGGGGCGTCGCGCTGGCGTGCTTCGGCCTGTCGACGCGCCCGTGGGCGGCGCTGGGCTGCCTGGTGGTGGCCGGCGCCGCCGACACCGTCGCGGTGGTCTCGCGCGGCACCATCGTGCGGCTGCACACCCCGGACGCGCTGCTCGGACGGGTGGGCGCGGCCGAGCAGATCGTCGGCCAGGCCGGCCCGGACCTGGGCAACATGCGCGGCGGCCTGGTCGCGAGCGCCTGGTCGGGCACGGCCGCGCTGGTCAGCGGCGGCCTCCTGTGCGTGGCGGCGGTGGGGGCGATCGCGTGGGGGTTCCGCGAGCGCTCCCCCCGGGTCGCCCTGCCCTGA
- a CDS encoding M20 family metallopeptidase has protein sequence MNDSPAAPSGAPAEAVLTEALRAELIAFRRDLHRHPELGRQEFRTTEQVRARLAQAGLSPRVLPAGTGLVCDIGSAADGRGRLALRADLDALPVPDTKQVAYRSTVEGRAHACGHDAHTTVVLGTGLVLAELDRLGRLPRPVRLVFQPAEEVMPGGALDAIKAGVLDGVERILAVHCDPKVEVGRIGLRVGPITSAADKLKLVLDGPGGHSARPHLTTDLVMAAAKLATELPAVLSRRVDPRSGLSIVWGRIEAGHAANVIPQHAELEGTVRCLELGAWHDAPDLVHEVVDQIAAMYRAKCEIAYQRGVPPVVNEATSVELLRDAMARRFGAHSVEDTEQSLGGEDFSWYLEQVPGALARLGVRAVGDHTARDLHQGDFDIDEGAIAVGVELFTAAALLS, from the coding sequence GTGAATGACTCACCCGCAGCGCCGTCCGGCGCGCCAGCAGAGGCCGTACTGACCGAAGCGCTGCGCGCCGAACTGATCGCTTTCCGCCGCGACCTGCACCGCCACCCCGAGCTCGGCCGGCAGGAGTTCCGCACCACCGAGCAGGTCAGGGCCCGCCTGGCGCAGGCCGGGCTCTCCCCGCGCGTGCTGCCGGCCGGCACCGGCCTGGTCTGCGACATCGGCTCCGCGGCCGACGGCCGGGGGCGGCTCGCGCTGCGCGCCGACCTCGACGCGCTCCCGGTGCCCGACACCAAGCAGGTCGCGTACCGCTCCACCGTCGAAGGCCGGGCGCACGCCTGCGGCCACGACGCGCACACCACCGTGGTGCTCGGCACCGGGCTGGTGCTCGCCGAGCTGGACCGGCTCGGGCGGCTGCCGCGCCCGGTCCGGCTGGTCTTCCAGCCGGCCGAGGAGGTCATGCCCGGCGGCGCGCTCGACGCGATCAAGGCGGGCGTGCTGGACGGCGTCGAGCGCATCCTCGCGGTGCACTGCGACCCGAAGGTCGAGGTCGGCCGGATCGGGCTGCGGGTCGGTCCGATCACCTCCGCCGCGGACAAGCTGAAGCTGGTGCTGGACGGCCCCGGCGGCCACAGCGCCCGGCCGCACCTGACCACCGACCTGGTGATGGCCGCGGCGAAGCTCGCCACCGAGCTGCCCGCGGTGCTCTCCCGCCGGGTCGACCCGCGCTCGGGCCTGAGCATCGTGTGGGGCCGGATCGAGGCCGGGCACGCGGCGAACGTCATCCCGCAGCACGCCGAACTCGAGGGCACCGTCCGCTGCCTGGAGCTGGGCGCCTGGCACGACGCCCCCGACCTGGTGCACGAGGTGGTCGACCAGATCGCCGCGATGTACCGGGCCAAGTGCGAGATCGCCTACCAGCGCGGGGTGCCGCCGGTGGTCAACGAGGCGACGTCGGTGGAACTGCTGCGCGACGCGATGGCGCGCCGGTTCGGCGCCCACAGCGTGGAGGACACCGAGCAGAGCCTCGGCGGCGAGGACTTCTCCTGGTACCTGGAGCAGGTGCCCGGCGCGCTGGCCCGGTTGGGCGTGCGGGCGGTCGGCGACCACACGGCGCGCGACCTGCACCAGGGCGACTTCGACATCGACGAGGGCGCCATCGCGGTGGGCGTGGAGCTTTTCACCGCCGCTGCCCTGCTGTCCTGA